From one Babesia bovis T2Bo chromosome 3, whole genome shotgun sequence genomic stretch:
- a CDS encoding Catenin-beta-like Arm-motif containing nuclear family protein, protein MDSVANEEQDGITATNIQRHVSTLEKRLSRNSQARLDYPDDPERWVKSEVDLDEQIHKFSDIGAQPELFPLFEELGGLRLLRDALIHPNIDIAISTLKVLSELIDVESLVRLKKAEHVLSVLEALSLHTHCAKVLLEIDEDAGELDYEGVKSAFELLENLLDLFPSIATDLGSNRPLLTFLLRRMKNSKTVEYDSNRVHACEILCILLQNSEECNSIVGGSDIGGIEKLLRIIAVFRKKDPEGVEEEELVENAFQCLCSLMLIPSHRTSFGKLQGLILLIRLIKERRSTYRLAVTLLDYALMDCPENCHLFIKGMGLRCIFSILMGKGVRTKQSPADQKANDEHILGVLHSLVTNSSGNELARVINKFTEHKYEKLERLIEVHNKYTTLSRSASHSMESKDPTGEYLERYEAGLSVCQIADCILLRLYNLDNSNLRACIFLLLHNKGVDMQDIYENVSDYINHLDKDASETRETMDRLLKSFLIAASDSGLFK, encoded by the exons ATGGATTCTGTTGCTAACGAG GAACAAGATGGAATAACGGCTACGAATATACAGCGTCACGTTTCCACGCTCGAGAAACGTTTGTCGCGTAACAGCCAGGCTAGACTGGACTATCCGGATGATCCTGAAAG ATGGGTAAAATCTGAAGTTGATCTAGACGAACAGATTCATAAATTTAGTGATATAGGAGCGCAACCTGAGTTATTTCCACTATTCGAAGAGTTAGGAGGCCTACGCCTTTTACGTGATGCGTTAATACACCCAAATATCG ACATCGCAATATCTACACTGAAAGTACTTTCTGAGCTCATAGATGTAGAATCTTTGGTTCGGTTAAAGAAAGCGGAGCACGTACTATCTGTATTAGAAGCGCTTTCGTTGCACACACACTGTGCCAAAGTGCTTTTAGAAATCGACGAAGATGCTGGAGAGCTTGATTACGAAGGTGTTAAGAGCGCGTTTGAGCTGCTGGAGAACTTATTGGACCTCTTTCCCTCTATTGCTACAGATTTAGGGTCGAATCGTCCTTTGTTGACCTTTTTGCTACGTCGAATGAAAAACAGCAAAACAGTTGAATATGATTCAAATAGGGTGCATGCTTGTGAGATTTTATGCATCCTACTTCAAAACTCAGAGGAATGCAATTCAATAGTTGGCGGTTCGGATATTGGAGGAATAGAGAAACTTCTACGTATAATAGCGGTTTTTCGCAAGAAGGATCCTGAGGGAgtggaagaagaagagCTGGTGGAAAATGCTTTTCAATGTCTATGCAGCTTAATGTTAAT CCCATCACATCGCACATCATTTGGTAAACTACAGGGATTAATCCTTTTGATTCGGCTTATCAAGGAACGAAGATCCACGTACCGTCTTGCCGTTACATTACTGGATTATGCACTAATGGACTGCCCAGAGAACTGCCATTTATTCATCAAAGG GATGGGTTTAAGATGCATATTTAGTATTTTAATGGGCAAAGGTGTTCGCACAAAACAAAGCCCAGCCGATCAGAAAGCCAATGACGAACACATTTTGGGCGTGTTGCATTCGTTGGTTACTAACAGCTCCGGTAATGAGCTCGCTAGGGTAATCAACAAATTCACTGAGCACAAATACGAGAAGTTAGAACGTTTGATCGAGGTCcataacaaatatacaacactgAGTCGTTCTGCATCGCATAGTATGGAATCAAAAGATCCAACAGGTGAATACCTAGAGCGCTATGAAGCTGGATTATCTGTCTGCCAGATTGCAGACTGCATTTTACTACGGCTTTACAACCTGGATAATTCTAACCTAAGGGCATGTATATTCTTACTTCTTCACAACAAGGGAGTGGATATGCAAGAcatatatgaaaatgtaTCAG ATTACATCAACCATTTGGACAAAGATGCATCCGAAACTAGGGAAACCATGGACCGCTTGCTGAAGTCATTTCTCATCGCTGCAAGCGACAGTGGTCTCTTTAAATGA
- a CDS encoding SRP54-type protein GTPase domain family protein: MIDFACVVSRGGVVLWSQTFDHGFQQGNKQNGRNTVNKLIEDVILEERGANQQASVDGLNLRWRVMHSIDAVMYIIYQGIQNSQCLDEFLETAAQRFVKRVKKHHESITNINWITDELGFEYDSEFAEMLYKIGSKTVLSQPVSSQEQAQSKGTTVKKQDSSNKHEKLRREWGFKEVVSKKDIDALDYSTDKEPKVKITEPDVTSTITPEDHKPKGFGSLLDGARNTLSKLFLRKKNEVESKVKEADNTPSRPSVLDTFSQMVLKYAGNMVLTPEVIEEPLKELKLNLNTKNVANDISTMICDSISAGLVGKKTASLKSVSATVREALEDAVRRILTPKEPINLLRNVSEAKARGEVYSVLFLGVNGVGKSTSLAKVTYLLKCNGFKVMLIACDTFRSGAVEQLKIHADKLGVELFERGYGKDPSAICREGLKHARANSYDAVLIDTAGRMQDNEPLMTALAKLIHVNNPHLLLFVGEALVGNDAVDQLRKFNQAIQKMGDSSDELRGRKIDGIVLTKFDTVDDKVGAALSMCYITGQPVVFVGTGQTYTNLAKLEIDDVVRALTK, encoded by the exons ATGATTGACTTTGCATGTGTAGTCAGTCGAGGCGGAGTAGTACTCTGGAGCCAAACGTTCGACCACGGATTTCAGCAAGGGAACAAGCAAAATGGACGAAATACCGTAAATAAATTGATTGAAGATGTTATTTTGGAG GAACGCGGAGCCAACCAACAAGCTAGTGTAGATGGACTTAACCTAAGATGGAGGGTCATGCACTCAATAGATGCTGTTATGTACATCATATACCAG GGAATTCAAAACTCGCAATGTTTGGATGAATTCTTAGAAACAGCAGCGCAGCGGTTTGTCAAGCGAGTGAAAAAACACCATGAGTCAATTACTAACATCAACTGGATAACAGATGAATTGGGATTTGAATACGATTCTGAATTTGCTGAGATGTTATACAAGATTGGCTCAAAAACCGTATTATCGCAGCCTGTATCGTCACAGGAGCAGGCACAATCAAAAGGTACTACCGTCAAAAAGCAAGACAGTAGTAATAAGCATGAAAAATTGAGACGTGAATGGGGATTCAAGGAAGTTGTATCTAAAAAGGATATCGATGCACTTGATTACTCAACAGATAAGGAACCAAAGGTGAAAATAACAGAACCAGATGTTACTTCCACAATCACCCCCGAGGATCATAAACCCAAAGGCTTCGGAAGCCTCTTAGACGGAGCACGTAACACACTATCTAAATTATTCCTTCGCAAAAAAAATGAGGTAGAATCAAAAGTTAAAGAAGCAGATAATACGCCAAGTAGACCAAGCGTATTGGACACCTTCTCACAGATGGTCCTGAAATATGCAGGAAACATGGTGCTAACGCCAGAAGTTATAGAAGAACCTCTGAAGGAATTGAAATTAAACCTAAATACCAAAAATGTAGctaatgatatatctacaatGATTTGCGACTCGATTTCAGCCGGACTCGTTGGAAAGAAAACAGCATCCCTAAAGTCAGTGTCTGCAACTGTAAGAGAAGCTTTGGAGGATGCGGTAAGGCGCATATTGACACCAAAAGAACCGATCAACCTACTTCGCAACGTGTCAGAAGCTAAAGCACGAGGAGAAGTTTACTCCGTCCTTTTCCTTGGAGTCAATGGAGTTGGAAAGTCAACCAGCCTAGCCAAAGTCACATACCTCCTGAAGTGTAACGGCTTTAAAGTCATGCTTATCGCGTGTGATACTTTCAGGTCGGGAGCAGTGGAGCAACTAAAGATACACGCAGACAAACTTGGAGTTGAACTGTTCGAAAGGGGATATGGTAAAGACCCATCGGCAATATGCCGCGAAGGGTTGAAACATGCTAGGGCAAATTCTTACGATGCCGTACTCATAGATACAGCAGGACGTATGCAAGATAATGAACCGTTAATGACCGCACTGGCGAAACTTATACACGTAAATAACCCACACCTACTCCTATTCGTAGGTGAGGCGCTGGTGGGAAACGATGCTGTAGACCAACTGCGCAAGTTCAACCAAGCTATACAAAAAATGGGAGACTCAAGCGATGAATTACGTGGAAGGAAAATCGACGGTATCGTCCTCACCAAATTTGACACTGTAGACGACAAGGTTGGAGCAGCGCTTTCCATGTGCTACATCACAGGACAGCCCGTAGTGTTTGTAGGAACTGGGCAAACGTACACCAACCTGGCAAAATTGGAAATAGACGACGTCGTACGCGCATTAACTAAATAA
- a CDS encoding putative integral membrane protein, with translation MSFRERLINIHRDTVKGSLWNRLNVIQTLMILHGAEIIWIAVLIWQNWVFETKLMGSGFTEHWIIHLVCTILALMPFIPGTFWLYLSFPLHLIKLLQPSYVVGIMGGKMSSWFLNHRGARDQDIYDKVLNTALRSGLLSTLISINFKIYLSAAVLWYHLVLERIRSAGGTGCEKKTALELEMEAAGAKEHNTCDMI, from the coding sequence ATGTCGTTTAGGGAGCGTTTGATAAATATTCATCGCGACACGGTTAAGGGTAGTCTATGGAATCGCCTCAATGTGATCCAAACTCTTATGATATTACATGGCGCCGAAATTATATGGATCGCTGTACTAATATGGCAAAACTGGGTTTTTGAGACGAAATTGATGGGTAGTGGATTCACCGAACACTGGATCATACATCTTGTTTGTACTATTTTGGCGCTTATGCCATTCATACCTGGGACGTTCTGGCTATATCTTAGCTTTCCCCTACACCTAATTAAACTGTTGCAGCCATCATATGTTGTCGGCATCATGGGTGGTAAAATGTCGTCTTGGTTTCTCAACCATAGAGGAGCACGTGATcaagatatatatgataaagTTTTGAATACTGCACTCCGCAGTGGATTGCTTAGTACATTGATATCGataaattttaaaatatatcttTCTGCAGCGGTATTATGGTATCATTTAGTATTAGAACGCATTAGGAGTGCTGGGGGAACTGGATGCGAAAAGAAAACCGCCTTGGAACTTGAAATGGAAGCGGCAGGCGCAAAGGAGCACAATACATGTGATATGATATGA
- a CDS encoding putative integral membrane protein, producing MVADNGIMSSPPFRTSKQSYLLRDRNLIGKGPFGLSIAATCLTIAILASVLYGIIWALEGSVLYEIFGMSMPLVAKISSLLSTLFLFTVLFKSTAMVYILIGSCVMYTMLHVTILSMVIFFYMEYIKETDVLFRLMYYERSTIYFVSFISVSIIRLIITFPLLYYSLILAAIRINGGSGWEGKTALELEKSALDKQLMELQNRKEWVNTLSTPEDN from the exons ATGGTAGCTGATAATGGCATAATGAGTTCCCCTCCATTTAGGACTTCCAAGCAATCATATTTGCTTAGAGATCGAAACTTAATTGGCAAAGGTCCCTTCGGGTTGTCCATAGCTGCAACATGTCTGACTATTGCTATACTGGCCTCCGTATTATACGGTATAATTTGGGCACTCGAAGGATCTGTATTGTATGAAATATTTGGTATGAGCATGCCATTGGTTGCCAAGATTTCGAGTTTGCTGTCTACGTTGTTTTTGTTTACCGTGCTATTCAAAAGCACTGCcatggtgtatatattgattgGTTCATGTGTAATGTATACAATGTTACAC GTTACCATATTGTCAATGGTAATTTTTTTCTACATGGAATACATAAAGGAAACTGACGTACTGTTCAGATTGATGTATTATGAACGTAGTACGATATATTTCGTATCTTTCATTAGTGTTTCTATTATAAGATTAATCATTACTTTTCCATTACTATACTACTCGTTGATTTTGGCCGCCATTCGCATTAATGGTGGAAGTGGGTGGGAAGGGAAAACAGCGTTAGAACTGGAGAAGAGTGCCTTAGATAAGCAGTTAATGGAGTTACAAAATAGAAAGGAATGGGTGAACACACTTTCAACACCCGAAGATAATTGA
- a CDS encoding putative integral membrane protein translates to MEAAVLRIARRSFGSIANTARNTPADAVTGSKYESSKCLAKVYPVEGVWRAPRKLPYTKEEFDRAYPPSYKGMRIGLPESGTFQAQYIDPKFDEMSPLVWSSIMMAPIIIWGAIETYYHYFPQKPGSGHH, encoded by the coding sequence ATGGAAGCAGCTGTACTAAGAATAGCAAGGCGTTCTTTTGGCTCGATTGCCAATACTGCAAGGAATACCCCTGCAGATGCAGTTACAGGGTCAAAATACGAATCGTCAAAATGCCTGGCAAAGGTATACCCAGTTGAAGGTGTATGGAGAGCACCACGTAAATTGCCATACACAAAGGAAGAGTTTGACAGAGCTTACCCACCATCGTACAAGGGTATGCGTATAGGACTGCCAGAGTCTGGCACATTCCAAGCACAGTACATCGATCCCAAATTCGACGAAATGTCACCACTGGTGTGGTCATCCATCATGATGGCACCCATCATCATTTGGGGAGCTATAGAAAcatactaccactacttcccGCAAAAACCAGGCAGCGGACACCATTAA
- a CDS encoding DnaJ domain family protein translates to MKRGDTCSKPINWGHYSDMEYSKKEKAPYGNTTNRLHEYLRDLRWGMSSTYDDSQNKSQKQKKNENASVYSENHPHRQAHDAQKKETNDPSKRESRLRGTVPDSQFAEKSATCRRRRSPRSSKYEDYTSILYETALDEVFKMKEFVQDEFMSSQRYMGRESETSTDDESPMILEHEIHFADPVSTVGSESGISQENSTKSNSMYTNSYPDKVLKPQYSQESKSSANEFEVSPSVDVKLDHDSFDSKEFNAQTPPVDHGCHALAQSLRTIANQLESMPMHRIAHQRSLEELCKVLARDNHLKHEELLQLQNQITVYDEEKRKLEDKVINLEAEIKRLSNHNKEVRQSDESKETENHVDREINELETLPPVTKEYSDFTHQQRAFIKSLQSSLYIGSKQSSSPTFQAELYRDIRAMPDVVNCRQLVEFINGGIRSDADVLHTRIKHSALKHGVKRIFVEEHLSPFTNRYPYPSEFEQLVIAEMENSHPNRRFSMDPAQSNDLHREQMGIVLNRVVLRSIFKYSHIHNLYNYLFIAMYSDNFRVCDILKEGILHRFLDFQMVPNYAERIRHPVMWSFGDSCNSTQSYRYLKMLEFDFEKFPSDPHDGENLWHRIVKGDAIAVAQALKPYSIHTDYMYKPNQRGETPLDIAKGKMRKELLGLAVVEIASKGSNKYKEDDFEGALTLYCDAITKQLEALSISAPTDSLQRDVNLGKLYYNKARSLMHLDRWTETVEACELCIEHIPNYTNAYVTCIQAYEKLLDWDNAVKTCYLMRENCGVVDDEKMAALRSQIGATMFQILGLPSTASPREIKQAFNQLCKQWHPDKFGKEPMNADIKRRAMNQFNRLYEAREKLLDDGTRIVEQSRPETQYNPPDPMIESSRKYSDNGDPNSAKIEPLQNHLSKLKSESQNETVVDENLIQNAMDHLQHQIDGMSYTKS, encoded by the coding sequence ATGAAACGTGGAGATACATGTTCAAAACCCATAAATTGGGGTCATTATAGTGATATGGAGTATAGTAAAAAGGAAAAGGCGCCTTACGGTAACACAACAAACAGACTTCATGAATATCTAAGGGACTTGCGATGGGGAATGTCCAGTACATATGATGATTCCCAAAATAAAAGCCAAAAACAGAagaaaaatgaaaatgcaAGTGTTTACTCTGAAAATCATCCTCATAGACAAGCTCATGATGCTCAAAAAAAGGAGACAAATGATCCGTCGAAACGAGAGTCCCGTTTGCGTGGGACTGTGCCCGATTCACAATTCGCTGAGAAAAGTGCAACATGTCGTAGAAGGCGTAGTCCAAGGTCAAGCAAATACGAAGATTACACTTCCATTCTATATGAAACTGCATTAGATGAGGTATTCAAGATGAAAGAGTTTGTGCAAGATGAGTTCATGTCAAGCCAAAGATATATGGGTCGTGAAAGTGAAACATCAACAGATGACGAAAGTCCGATGATATTGGAACATGAAATTCACTTCGCTGACCCAGTAAGTACAGTAGGATCTGAATCCGGTATTAGCCAAGAAAATAGCACTAAAAGCAACAGTATGTATACAAATTCCTACCCTGATAAGGTGCTTAAACCACAATACTCTCAAGAATCTAAATCGTCGGCAAATGAATTTGAAGTTAGTCCATCGGTTGACGTAAAATTAGATCATGATTCATTTGATTCAAAAGAGTTTAATGCACAAACGCCTCCAGTTGATCATGGTTGTCACGCCTTAGCTCAATCCTTGCGAACTATTGCTAATCAGTTAGAATCTATGCCCATGCATCGAATTGCTCACCAGCGTAGTCTTGAGGAACTTTGTAAAGTTTTAGCACGAGACAACCATTTGAAACATGAAGAATTGTTACAACTGCAAAACCAAATAACTGTATATGATGAAGAAAAGCGTAAACTTGAAGATAAAGTAATTAATTTAGAGGCAGAAATAAAACGTTTAAGCAACCACAACAAAGAAGTGAGACAATCTGATGAAAGCAAGGAAACAGAAAATCATGTGGATAGAGAAATTAATGAATTGGAAACGTTGCCTCCTGTGACAAAAGAGTACAGTGATTTCACCCATCAACAACGAGCTTTCATTAAATCTTTACAGAGCAGCCTTTATATAGGCAGTAAGCAGTCATCATCTCCAACATTCCAGGCAGAGCTCTACCGTGATATAAGGGCAATGCCTGATGTGGTCAACTGTAGACAACTGGTCGAATTCATTAATGGAGGTATTCGCAGCGATGCTGATGTGTTGCATACACGTATAAAACATTCTGCTTTGAAACATGGTGTCAAGAGAATATTTGTGGAGGAGCATCTTTCTCCATTTACTAATCGCTACCCCTACCCAAGTGAATTCGAACAACTTGTGATAGCGGAGATGGAAAATAGTCATCCAAATAGGAGGTTCAGTATGGATCCTGCCCAGTCTAATGATTTACATCGTGAGCAAATGGGAATTGTTTTAAATCGGGTTGTATTGCGCAGTATATTCAAATATAGTCATATACACAACTTGTATAACTACTTGTTTATTGCAATGTATTCCGATAACTTTCGAGTCTGTGACATATTGAAGGAAGGCATATTACATAGATTTCTTGACTTTCAAATGGTTCCCAATTATGCGGAACGTATCAGGCATCCAGTAATGTGGAGCTTTGGTGATTCATGCAATTCCACACAATCGTACAGGTATCTAAAAATGCTAGAATTCGATTTTGAGAAGTTTCCATCTGATCCTCACGATGGTGAGAATTTGTGGCATCGCATAGTGAAGGGAGATGCTATTGCCGTGGCTCAAGCGTTAAAACCCTACAGTATACATACAGATTATATGTATAAGCCTAATCAGAGGGGTGAAACACCATTAGATATTGCCAAGGGTAAAATGCGTAAGGAACTGCTTGGGCTAGCAGTAGTTGAAATTGCGTCAAAAGGCtcaaataaatacaaagaAGATGATTTCGAAGGGGCTTTGACTTTGTACTGCGATGCCATAACAAAGCAATTGGAAGCGCTATCCATAAGTGCCCCGACGGATAGTTTACAACGAGATGTTAATTTGGGAAAATTATACTATAATAAGGCAAGAAGCCTGATGCATCTAGATAGATGGACTGAAACTGTCGAGGCCTGTGAACTATGTATTGAGCACATTCCCAATTATACAAACGCGTATGTCACTTGTATACAGGCCTATGAAAAATTGCTTGATTGGGATAACGCCGTAAAAACTTGTTACCTGATGCGTGAAAACTGTGGTGTTGTAGATGATGAGAAGATGGCTGCATTGAGATCACAAATAGGAGCAACGATGTTCCAAATATTGGGCTTACCAAGTACAGCCAGTCCTAGAGAAATTAAACAAGCTTTTAATCAACTTTGTAAGCAGTGGCATCCCGATAAATTTGGTAAAGAGCCTATGAATGCAGATATAAAGAGAAGAGCAATGAATCAATTCAACCGACTCTATGAGGCCCGAGAAAAGTTATTAGACGATGGCACAAGGATCGTGGAGCAATCGCGACCAGAAACCCAATACAATCCACCGGATCCTATGATAGAGTCGTCTAGAAAATACTCAGATAATGGTGATCCAAATTCTGCTAAAATAGAACCGTTGCAAAATCACTTGTCTAAGCTAAAATCGGAGTCTCAGAATGAAACAGTGGTAGATGAGAACCTAATACAAAATGCAATGGACCATTTACAGCACCAAATAGACGGAATGTCTTATACGAAGTCATGA
- a CDS encoding clathrin adaptor complex small chain family protein, producing MIYGVFLQNIKCETRLAKWYCGFTQSEKQRIADKIFNEIAQRDGRWVNFFDLEGRKVVYRMYVGLVISVYVDRDDNTLAHHELIHLIVEILDAFYGNIRELDVICNFNTLHGLLNELILAGELLETSKEDVLERLRSTYRLN from the exons ATGATATACGGTGTgtttttgcaaaatataaagtGTGAAACACGTCTGGCTAAATG GTATTGCGGATTTACACAATCCGAAAAACAACGAATTGCCGATAAAATATTCAACGAAATTGCTCAACGCGATGGACGCTGGGTAAATTTCTTTGATCTAGAAGGTAGAAAAGTTGTTTATCGTATGTATGTTGGTCTTGTGATCAGCGTTTATGTGGACCGTGATGATAACACATTAGCCCATCATGAATTGATACATCTTATTGTCGAGATTCTTGACGCATTTTACGGTAATATTCGTGAACTAGATGTGATCTGTAATTTCAACACTCTACATGGACTTCTAAATGAACTGATTCTAGCAGGTGAACTGTTAGAGACTTCGAAGGAAGATGTACTTGAACGATTACGTTCAACATATAGATTAAATTGA
- a CDS encoding Eukaryotic-type carbonic anhydrase family protein encodes MESLTGARRVRVYQFPFLSSSICTLYMVLFFIVSSLDSVSCVLVNTHKRALSLPGNLTNTLNAEHATVKAQHPTSNPTNAVKANVPSWDYSRHGADWTSGMCNIGAMQSPVDLHVETPSTNRQHSLKSLFDHVLSGSSITNDLNEGWKRGDVVYSYHPFISTVKVLRNDKVFRISIPANEGSIFGSLFTTDRPNLYAATHIDFHSPSEHTFEGSANRRHVEVQIWHYYGDDGMTDEGVRAIDPNAPKEKEEDAESKEESEEPKEEETVSDNPEEHHNEQLGDATGQSGNHVDGNTIPQHPEHGNNVNHELHHPSETALRHHPSDHEKSDITSNHHLDNHNLKSSYDVVDAAGNRVDASHLLHQQNTNDVMHETAKVHHGHYNHRLDGPELPNASHISDAELEHHIDEFLSKEIEVPPTYKPYETESSNMRAPSHADHRSFIEILSDVEMANGEHVISPSGGKERIVKKVTAKKIDTSVNQEDKDLQSTLSKKAQEIAGMLKDENVDMLHKYLLQHLENVSFNEERIKRHNAGKRRARDVGTHWGRWAVLSLTFMSEEMNDTPIETLQSYPSELFMEQVLKIGSSIAVQPETGSPSVGDLTVEGNMELPVVDLETPINLPSLFLMLENKNVSYFAYDGSFTYPGCEETVRWYVAKDPLPISTELMLQINRMLNQKRTSESANNNVNKYRELQNVDPNIHHIGKVYMVHGYPMEYFIATSLQRPPILPLPRPSGFFTPYWGLCIALVVVVFTQL; translated from the coding sequence ATGGAAAGTCTTACTGGAGCCCGTCGTGTGCGGGTTTACCAGTTTCCATTTCTTTCTTCTTCTATTTGCACGTTGTATATGGTCTTATTCTTCATCGTTTCATCTTTAGATTCAGTTTCATGTGTATTAGTAAACACGCACAAACGTGCGTTATCTTTACCAGGTAATTTGACTAATACATTGAATGCAGAGCACGCAACTGTAAAGGCTCAACACCCTACTTCCAATCCTACAAATGCAGTGAAGGCCAATGTTCCATCGTGGGATTACAGTCGCCATGGTGCCGATTGGACTAGTGGAATGTGCAATATCGGAGCTATGCAATCTCCTGTTGACCTTCATGTTGAGACACCTTCTACAAATAGGCAACATAGCTTAAAATCGCTGTTTGACCACGTACTTAGTGGCTCCAGTATAACCAATGATTTGAATGAAGGATGGAAACGTGGCGATGTAGTTTATTCTTATCACCCTTTCATTTCTACCGTGAAAGTTCTTCGCAACGACAAGGTCTTCCGTATTTCCATCCCTGCCAATGAGGGTTCTATATTCGGATCGTTGTTCACCACTGACCGTCCAAACCTTTATGCTGCTACCCACATTGACTTTCATTCTCCGAGTGAGCACACATTTGAAGGCTCTGCAAACCGTCGCCACGTAGAAGTTCAGATATGGCATTATTATGGCGATGATGGTATGACTGATGAAGGTGTACGTGCGATCGACCCCAATGCACCAAAGGagaaagaagaagatgcTGAAAGCAAGGAAGAATCCGAGGAACCAAAAGAAGAGGAAACAGTTAGCGACAACCCAGAAGAACACCACAATGAACAATTGGGAGATGCCACCGGACAAAGTGGAAACCACGTAGATGGTAATACGATTCCTCAGCACCCCGAGCACGGTAATAACGTAAACCATGAACTCCATCACCCAAGCGAAACAGCTCTTAGACACCATCCTTCAGATCATGAGAAATCTGACATTACAAGCAACCATCATCTGGACAATCACAATCTGAAGTCAAGTTATGATGTTGTAGATGCTGCCGGTAACAGGGTCGATGCCAGTCACTTACTACATCAACAAAATACCAATGATGTAATGCACGAGACGGCAAAGGTACACCACGGCCATTATAACCACAGGCTAGACGGTCCCGAGCTTCCAAACGCAAGCCATATCAGTGATGCTGAGTTGGAACATCACATTGACGAATTTCTATCTAAGGAGATTGAAGTTCCACCCACCTACAAGCCATATGAGACCGAGTCATCAAATATGCGTGCACCATCCCATGCTGATCATCGTAGTTTTATTGAAATCCTCAGTGACGTTGAGATGGCGAATGGCGAACATGTAATATCACCTTCCGGTGGAAAGGAAAGGATTGTTAAGAAGGTCACTGCAAAGAAGATCGATACATCAGTTAACCAAGAGGACAAGGATTTGCAATCTACTCTTTCCAAAAAAGCGCAAGAGATAGCTGGCATGTTAAAGGATGAAAATGTCGACATGCTTCATAAGTATTTGTTGCAGCACTTGGAGAATGTCTCTTTCAATGAAGAGCGTATTAAACGTCACAACGCAGGAAAGCGTCGTGCCCGTGATGTTGGCACCCATTGGGGTCGCTGGGCAGTTCTGTCTTTAACATTTATGAGCGAGGAGATGAATGATACACCTATAGAGACTCTGCAGTCATATCCATCTGAGCTTTTCATGGAACAAGTGCTTAAGATCGGTTCAAGCATCGCTGTGCAACCGGAGACTGGGTCTCCAAGCGTTGGCGATCTAACTGTAGAAGGCAACATGGAGCTACCTGTGGTAGATTTAGAAACACCCATTAACCTCCCATCACTATTTTTGATGTTGGAGAATAAGAATGTGAGCTACTTCGCTTACGATGGTTCATTCACTTACCCTGGATGTGAGGAGACTGTTAGGTGGTATGTTGCTAAGGATCCTCTACCTATATCCACCGAACTTATGTTGCAAATAAATCGCATGTTAAACCAGAAGCGTACTTCTGAGTCAGCCAACAATAATGTAAACAAATACAGGGAGCTTCAAAATGTTGATCCCAATATTCACCACATTGGCAAGGTTTATATGGTTCACGGCTACCCTATGGAATACTTCATTGCGACATCATTGCAGCGCCCACCAATCCTACCCCTTCCACGACCATCTGGATTCTTTACACCATATTGGGGACTTTGCATTGCGCTGGTCGTCGTAGTATTCACTCAGCTTTAG
- a CDS encoding Nucleoside diphosphate kinase family protein — MERTYIMVKPDGVQRGLIGEILKRFEMKGLKLIAAKFEHPTMDVVAQHYCEHKDKPFFKDLCDFISHGPVFCMIWEGPEAIKIGRNLVGLTSPVESAAGTIRGDFGVVKNFNIVHASSSAEDAARECALWFTPEQLVTWERSVGGWIY; from the coding sequence ATGGAACGCACTTACATTATGGTTAAACCTGATGGTGTCCAGCGTGGCCTCATTGGTGAGATCCTCAAGCGTTTTGAGATGAAGGGTTTAAAATTGATTGCTGCCAAGTTTGAACACCCAACTATGGATGTTGTTGCTCAGCACTATTGTGAGCACAAGGACAAGCCTTTTTTCAAAGACCTTTGTGACTTTATATCCCATGGACCTGTCTTCTGTATGATCTGGGAAGGTCCTGAGGCCATCAAGATTGGTCGCAATTTAGTGGGATTAACATCTCCTGTAGAGAGTGCGGCTGGTACTATTAGGGGTGATTTCGGTGTTGTGAAAAATTTCAACATCGTCCATGCCAGTAGTTCTGCTGAGGACGCAGCACGCGAATGTGCGTTATGGTTTACTCCTGAGCAGTTGGTAACTTGGGAGAGGAGCGTTGGTGGTTGGATTTACTGA